The window CGAAACTCTCTACCCGCTCAGCATCGAGCGCGAGGACATCACTCAGGATCGCGCGCAGCGTCGCATCGATCGCGCTGCGGCTCGGTCCGGTCGGTTCGGCGGTGGCGGTTTCTGCCATGCGTTTTACGGTGTCCCTGCTGAAAGCGGGTGCCGCCTTAGCCGCGTGGTCAACCGCGTGCAAGGCGGCCGAAGAGGCGCTTGGCTATGGCAGGCCATGCCGCGACTTGCCGCGGGTCGAGGCAGGTGAGGCGATAACGCGGCCGGCACTCCTCCATCCAGTCGCGCTTGTAAGGGTCGGAGCCGGTTCCGAAATCGACTAATGTGGCACCGTCCGTGTCGATGGCGCGCTCGAACATCGCGGCGGTCAGCACCGTCCCGGCCGAGAGGTTCTCCGCCTCTTTGAGATGCGCCAGCTTGTGGATGTAAGCCGCGCCGCGCTCGACGGTCCAGAACTGCGCCGCCACCGGTTCGTCATCGACATAGGCGATGCCGAGGCGATAGTGCCCCTTTTCGCTTTCGCTGCGCGCGAAGGCTTCGAGCAGGTCCGCGCGTTGTTCGGTAGGTTTCCAACTCCTTTCGTAGACTGACTGGTAAGTTTCCCATTCAACAGCATCAAATCTCGATGAAATTTCAGTTCGGACCTTTTTCGACTTTCGCAGGACTGTGGACCGCATCTCGCCCGGGCGAGACGTCCAGTACTGGTCAAAGCTTCGGCCATTCACCAGCAAGATGTGGTTGTCGTCGCACTTCTCGCGGAAGACCAGCCAACCTGAAGTGCGAAATGCCTCCTCCAGCAGGTCAAGCCATTGGGCCTCGCCCGCCAGGGGGCTCATGTCCACGCGGGCGGTCCTGCCTTTGAGGTCCGCGGCCAGCGCGCGAAGCAGGCCGGTCGCTTCCTCTCCCGCTTCACCGACCGGAGCCCACGTGAAGGAAAACCAGTTCGTCAGGCTCTCCAGCCCTTTCGGCCCACGCGTCAGGGGCAGGGCGAGGGCGTCCTCGGCAAGTGCGATCACAGGCTGCCAGCCATGCTGTTCGAGCAGTTCGAACCACTCATGACCGTCGAAAGGCCCGGAGCGATCGTGCCGAACCCCTTGCAGTTTGCTGGCCGTGTCGTGATAGCTGACCGTAATGACCACCGGTAATCCCTTGCCCGGACCTTCCACGCCTGATCCCACGCCCTATCCGCTCGATCAACTGGCGGAACGCGGCGATGCACAGGCGCGCGCGCTGGTGCTCAAGGACCGCGTGTTGAGTTTTGCCGATTTGCGCGAGCGAGTGTCGTTGTTGGCCGGGTGGCTGGCCGGTCAGTGCGAAGCGGGTTCGCGCGTTGCAAGCTGGGCTGCGAAAGGGGAACTGACCTGCCTACTGCCGCTGGCCGCCGCTCGGGCGGGGCTTGTCCACGTGCCGATAAACCCGCTGCTGAAGCACGCGCAGGTGGCGCATATCCTGGCCGATAGCGGTTCGTGCCTCCTCATGGGCACCAAGGCGCGGCTCCAGACGCTGGAGGACGGCGATCTTCCCCAAGGATGCCGAGCGGTGGACGAAGCCGAAGTCTTCGCAAGCGCCGAAGCTGCCGCCGGCTGCCTGGGACCGTCGGACAGCGATCCAGATGCGCTGGCGGCAATCCTCTATACCAGCGGTTCGACGGGCAAGCCGAAGGGCGTCATGCTCAGCCATGCGAACCTCTGGCTGGGTGCCGTCTCGGTGGTCGATTACCTGGGCATGAGCAGCGATGACGTCACGCTTGCAGTCCTGCCGCTCAGTTTCGACTACGGGCAGAACCAGCTGCTTTCGACCTGGTACGCCGGCGGGTGCGTCGTCCCGCTCGACTACCTCTTCCCGCGTGACGTCGCGAAGGCCTGCGCCCGGCACGGCGTCACTACGCTGGCAGCCGTCCCTCCGCTCTGGGTCCAGCTGACCGAGATGGAGTGGCCTGCCGAGGCACTGGCGTCCATGCGCCGCCTGACCAACAGCGGGGGTGCCCTCACGGTCGAACTGGTACGCGACCTGCGGGCCCTGTTCCCCGAAGCGCGACTGTTCCCGATGTACGGACTGACCGAGGCATTCCGCTCGACCTATCTCGACCCGGACCTTGTCGACCTTCATCCGACCTCGATGGGCAAGGCGATCCCCTTTGCCGAGATCCTCGTCATCGACGATGAGGGCTCTGTGGCCGACCCGGAGGAAGAGGGCGAGCTGGTGCATTGCGGCCCGCTCGTCGCGCAGGGGTACTGGCAGGATGCGGAACGCACTGCCGAACGGTTCCGACCTGCGCCGGATGCGTCGACCTATGGCGGCACGGCCGTCTGGTCGGGCGACCGCGTTAGGCGCGATGCGGAGGGGTTGCTCCATTTCGTCGGTCGCCGTGACGCCATGATCAAGAGCGCGGGCAACCGGATCAGCCCGCAAGAGGTCGAAAGCGCGGCGCTGGCTTCGGGGCTGGTCGCCGAAGTGGTTGCGATCGGGGTGCCCGACGCCCAGCTCGGCCATGCGATCCACCTGGTGGTTCGGGCTGCGCCTGATGCATCCGGTGACATGGAAGCGGAGTTGAAGCGTGCGCTAGCGCGTGAACTGCCCAACTTCATGCAGCCGCATGTCTATCATTGGCGCGAAACCATGCCGCTCAACCCGAACGGCAAGATCGACCGCACAAGGCTCGAGCAGGAGATCGGCGCATGAAGCCGCTTGGCCCCATTCCGGAAGGCTTCGAAGCCATCGATGGCGAACTCGCTATTACAGGGCGCAAGGCCTCCGACCTCGTCGAGGCGGCGGGGGCGAGCCCACTGTTCGTTTATTCAAAGGACCTCATCGCAGCTCGGTTGGCGATGCTACGCGGGGCTTTGCCTGACCGGGTTCACGTCAATTATGCCATAAAAGCCAACAGCTTTTCTCCGCTTCTTCAATTCATTTCGGAGCTTGTCGACGGGCTGGATATTGCCTCTGGCGGCGAACTCGCCATGTTGCAGGCGATCGGGGTGGACGGAGCGCGCATCAGCTTTGCCGGACCCGGCAAACGCGACACGGAACTCGAGGCTGCCATTTCGGCGGGTGTCACGCTCAACCTTGAAAGCGATAACGAGGCGAGAAGGGCGCTGGCGATTGCCGAGCGCCTCGGAAAAACGCCCCGGCTTGCCATAAGGGTAAACCCGGATTTCGAACTCAAGGGCTCCGGCATGAAGATGGGCGGCGGGGCCAAGCCGTTCGGCGTGGATGCGGAACGCGTGCCGGCGCTTGCGCGCGAGATCATCGCTGCCGGTTGCGAATGGCGCGGTCTGCATATCTTCACGGGCAGCCAGGCGCTCGACGCCGACGCGGTTGCCGAAACGCAGGGCAATATCCTCGACCTCGCCCACAGGATTGCGGTGGAGGCGGGCGTGACCTTGCCGAAACTAAACATGGGCGGCGGTTTCGGTGTCCCCTATTTCAGCGGAGACACGCCGCTCGATATCGAGAAGGTGGGAGAAAAACTGTCCAAGCGTCTGGAAACGCTGCCTGAAACCCTTGCCGAGGCTGAACTCTTTGTCGAATTGGGCCGCTATCTCGTGGGAGAGGCAGGTGTCTACCTGACACGGATCCTCGATCGTAAGGAAAGCCATGGCGAGGTCTATCTCGTGACCGATGGCGGGCTTCACCACCAGCTGGCCGCATCGGGCAATTTCGGGACGGTCGTGCGCCGGAACTATCCGGTAGCCATCGCCTCGCGTTTCGGGGCCGAACCCGAAGAAATCGCCAATGTCGTGGGCTGCCTTTGCACCCCGCTGGACCGTCTTGCCGACAAGGCGCACCTGCCGCGCGCCGAGGTTGGTGACCTGGTCGCTGTTTTCTGTGCCGGAGCCTATGGTGCCAGCGCCTCTCCGGCAGCATTTCTCGCCCAGGGACCGGCTGCCGAAGTCCTGATTTGAGACAGTTGCGAATTTCGTGGTAAATCCCAGCGATTCCGCTGCTTCGCGGCTCCATGGCTAACAGTATGTTCACCTTTTTCGGGCAATGACCTGTGTGAAATTGGGATGACTGCGCGGGACCGCCCATCGGCAGCCGCGCTCGATAACAGGGAAATACCGAATGCGTTCGATCCGATCTGCCGCCATCGCAGCTCTTGCTTGCGCGAGCCTGGCACTGGGCGGCTGTGCCACGACAGGCGCCGACGAGCTTCCGCCCGCGACCTTCGTTGCCCTGCAGGAACAGCCGGGCGAGGAATATGTGATCGGCCCGCTCGACGAGCTGACCATCCACGTGTGGCGCAATCCGGAACTGGGTGCGGAAAAGATCCAGGTCCGTCCCGACGGGCGCATCACCATCCCGCTGGTCAAGGACCTTCCGGCAGTCGGCAAGACGCCGTCGATGCTGGAAAAGGACATCGCCCAGCAGCTCAGCCAGTATATCGAGGAACCGCTGGTTTCGGTCATCGTGAACGAATTCGCGGGCACCTTCAGCCAGCAGATCCGCATAGTCGGCGCCACGGAAAAGCCTGCGTCGCTGCCTTACCGCGCGAACATGACCGTGCTCGACGCGATGATTTCGGTCGGCGGCCTCAGCGAATTTGCCGCCGGTAACCGCGCCAAGCTCATCCGGTTCGACAAGCAGTCGGGCTCGCAGAAAGAGTATGCGCTGCGCCTGACCGACCTGCTTCGCCGCGGCGACAGCGATGCCAACGTGCTCTTGCAGCCGGGCGATGTGATCATCATCCCGGAAAGCGCCTTCTAGGGCCGGGCAAGGGGGCATGCAGGACATCATCGACCAGTTTCGCAGCGCGCTGCACACGGTCTGGAACCGCCGGTGGATCGCGCTGGCGGTGGCCTGGGGCGTGTGCCTTCTGGGCTGGTTGGCGGTCGCTATGATCCCCAACAGTTACGAAAGCCGGGCGCGCATCTTCGTCGAACTGGACGATGTGCTGGGTGACGAGCTCAAGATTGCGGGCGACGGCGAACAGGCCATCACCCGCGTTCGCCAGACGCTGACCAGCGCGACGAATCTGGAAAAGATCATCCGTTCGACCCAGCTGGGCGACAAGGTGCAGACCGACCTCGAGATGCAGAACGCGGTCGAGGATTTGTCGGACAACATCCGGGTCAGCCTGCAGCAGGACAATCTGTTCGAAATCACCGCGACCATCGGCAAGGGCAGCCTGTCCGATGCGGAAAACGCGAAGCTCGCGCAGGAAGTCGTCCAGCAGATGATCGACCTGTTCCGCGAACAGAACATTGCCGACAATCGCGGCGACGTGGCGCAGACCATGATTTTCCTCGAACAGCAGCTGGAAGAGCGCAAGAAAGAGCTCGAGGCGATCGAACAGCGCCGCCTCGCCTTCGAGGCCGCAAACCCCGAGGCCGTGGCCGGTGCGGGTGCAAGCGCCATGCGGCTCCAGACCATGCGGAGCGAGATGCGCAATGTCGACGCCGACATCGCCGCTGCGCAAAGCGCGCTCGCGGCCATCAACGGCCAGATCGCCGGTACTCCGCGGACCATCGTGATGCCGGGAGAGGGCGGCGCACGTGGCGCGCTGATGCAGGCCGAAGCCCAGCTTTCCGGCATGCGTGCGCGCGGTCTCACCAACAGCCACCCCGACGTGCAGGCGCAGATGCGCCAGGTCGAGGCGCTGCGCTCGCAGGCGGAACGCGAGCCTGCCGGTTCCGGCGGTTCGCCCAATCCCGCCTACAGCTCGCTGGTTTCGATCCGGGCGGAGCGGCAGGCCAACGTCCAAGCGCTTCAGGCGCGTAAGGTGGCGCTGCAGTCGGATATTTCGGCGCTGATTGCCACGCAGGCGGACGAACCGGCCGTTGCTGCCGAGGCAAGCCGGATCAGCCGTGACTACGAAGTCCAGAAGGAAAAATACGACGAGCTCCTGCAGAGCCGTGAACGCATGCGGGTGCGCGGCGACTACGAGACCAACCGCAGCTCGTTCCAGTTCGACGTGATCGATCCGCCGATTCTGCCTCAGAAGCCCGCTGCTCCGAACCGTCCGCTGCTGCTGGTCGGCGTGCTGCTGTCGGGCCTAGTCGTAGGAGCGGGAGTGGCTTTCCTGCTCGGATTGCTGCGGTCCAGCTTCACCACGGCGGAACGGCTGGAAAAGGCGCTCGAATTGCCCGTCATCGGCACCGTTTCGCGCTCGATGACCGTGGAGGCCACGCTGCACGAAAAGCTGCGCCTCAAGCAGTTCCTCGCCGGATCTGGCGCGCTGGCAGGAATCTGCTTGCTGCTGCTCGTGGTCGAGATCGTCCAGGTCGGATCGGTGGCTTGAGGAGATGAGCGTGAACAAGCCCACCAAGATCACGCCCGCCGACAAGGCGAAGGACGACACGCCTCCGGCCGAACGCGCTTCGCTGCTCGAACGCGCTAGCGGCGCCTTCGGCCTCGACAAGCTGGCTCCGGCTGCGGTTCCGGTCATGCTCGACAGCGACAAGGCGAAGAAATTCGCTACCAAGCGCAACTTCGAGGAAAAGCCTGCCCTGGCCGATCCGCCTGCCGCGCGCGTGGTGGAGCCTGCCGAAGAGCCCGT of the Qipengyuania gaetbuli genome contains:
- a CDS encoding XrtA system polysaccharide chain length determinant, which produces MQDIIDQFRSALHTVWNRRWIALAVAWGVCLLGWLAVAMIPNSYESRARIFVELDDVLGDELKIAGDGEQAITRVRQTLTSATNLEKIIRSTQLGDKVQTDLEMQNAVEDLSDNIRVSLQQDNLFEITATIGKGSLSDAENAKLAQEVVQQMIDLFREQNIADNRGDVAQTMIFLEQQLEERKKELEAIEQRRLAFEAANPEAVAGAGASAMRLQTMRSEMRNVDADIAAAQSALAAINGQIAGTPRTIVMPGEGGARGALMQAEAQLSGMRARGLTNSHPDVQAQMRQVEALRSQAEREPAGSGGSPNPAYSSLVSIRAERQANVQALQARKVALQSDISALIATQADEPAVAAEASRISRDYEVQKEKYDELLQSRERMRVRGDYETNRSSFQFDVIDPPILPQKPAAPNRPLLLVGVLLSGLVVGAGVAFLLGLLRSSFTTAERLEKALELPVIGTVSRSMTVEATLHEKLRLKQFLAGSGALAGICLLLLVVEIVQVGSVA
- a CDS encoding GNAT family N-acetyltransferase; this encodes MVITVSYHDTASKLQGVRHDRSGPFDGHEWFELLEQHGWQPVIALAEDALALPLTRGPKGLESLTNWFSFTWAPVGEAGEEATGLLRALAADLKGRTARVDMSPLAGEAQWLDLLEEAFRTSGWLVFREKCDDNHILLVNGRSFDQYWTSRPGEMRSTVLRKSKKVRTEISSRFDAVEWETYQSVYERSWKPTEQRADLLEAFARSESEKGHYRLGIAYVDDEPVAAQFWTVERGAAYIHKLAHLKEAENLSAGTVLTAAMFERAIDTDGATLVDFGTGSDPYKRDWMEECRPRYRLTCLDPRQVAAWPAIAKRLFGRLARG
- a CDS encoding pyridoxal-dependent decarboxylase, exosortase A system-associated, encoding MKPLGPIPEGFEAIDGELAITGRKASDLVEAAGASPLFVYSKDLIAARLAMLRGALPDRVHVNYAIKANSFSPLLQFISELVDGLDIASGGELAMLQAIGVDGARISFAGPGKRDTELEAAISAGVTLNLESDNEARRALAIAERLGKTPRLAIRVNPDFELKGSGMKMGGGAKPFGVDAERVPALAREIIAAGCEWRGLHIFTGSQALDADAVAETQGNILDLAHRIAVEAGVTLPKLNMGGGFGVPYFSGDTPLDIEKVGEKLSKRLETLPETLAEAELFVELGRYLVGEAGVYLTRILDRKESHGEVYLVTDGGLHHQLAASGNFGTVVRRNYPVAIASRFGAEPEEIANVVGCLCTPLDRLADKAHLPRAEVGDLVAVFCAGAYGASASPAAFLAQGPAAEVLI
- a CDS encoding acyl-CoA ligase (AMP-forming), exosortase A system-associated, producing MTTGNPLPGPSTPDPTPYPLDQLAERGDAQARALVLKDRVLSFADLRERVSLLAGWLAGQCEAGSRVASWAAKGELTCLLPLAAARAGLVHVPINPLLKHAQVAHILADSGSCLLMGTKARLQTLEDGDLPQGCRAVDEAEVFASAEAAAGCLGPSDSDPDALAAILYTSGSTGKPKGVMLSHANLWLGAVSVVDYLGMSSDDVTLAVLPLSFDYGQNQLLSTWYAGGCVVPLDYLFPRDVAKACARHGVTTLAAVPPLWVQLTEMEWPAEALASMRRLTNSGGALTVELVRDLRALFPEARLFPMYGLTEAFRSTYLDPDLVDLHPTSMGKAIPFAEILVIDDEGSVADPEEEGELVHCGPLVAQGYWQDAERTAERFRPAPDASTYGGTAVWSGDRVRRDAEGLLHFVGRRDAMIKSAGNRISPQEVESAALASGLVAEVVAIGVPDAQLGHAIHLVVRAAPDASGDMEAELKRALARELPNFMQPHVYHWRETMPLNPNGKIDRTRLEQEIGA
- a CDS encoding XrtA/PEP-CTERM system exopolysaccharide export protein; amino-acid sequence: MRSIRSAAIAALACASLALGGCATTGADELPPATFVALQEQPGEEYVIGPLDELTIHVWRNPELGAEKIQVRPDGRITIPLVKDLPAVGKTPSMLEKDIAQQLSQYIEEPLVSVIVNEFAGTFSQQIRIVGATEKPASLPYRANMTVLDAMISVGGLSEFAAGNRAKLIRFDKQSGSQKEYALRLTDLLRRGDSDANVLLQPGDVIIIPESAF